In one Pseudomonas sp. MM211 genomic region, the following are encoded:
- a CDS encoding polyamine ABC transporter substrate-binding protein produces MKNLHRLFGTTLCGAALLVGSAMVEARELRVYNWADYILPQTLKDFEQKSGVKLTWDTFETNEALEAKLLTGNSGYDLVVPSNMFLDTQIKAGVFQKLDKSKLPNWKNLDPALLKLLETNDPGNQYGVPYMYGTVLIGFNPDKVKAALGADAPVDSWDLVFKPENMEKLKQCGVAMLDAPNEILPLALHYLGLPPNSTNPADYDKATELMMSIRPYVTYFHSAKYMTDIANGDICVAIGYSGSFYQFANRAKEAGNGVKVEWRLPKEGAPIWFDTFAIPVSAKNVEEAHEFLNNLLDPKVIAPISDFLGYPNPNKPGMLLVDKAISDNADLTPTAEGQKTLYSVEPLPQKVERVRTRAWTKIKSGS; encoded by the coding sequence ATGAAAAATCTCCACCGTCTGTTCGGCACCACCCTCTGCGGCGCGGCCCTGTTGGTCGGCAGTGCCATGGTCGAGGCCCGGGAACTGCGGGTCTACAACTGGGCCGACTACATCCTGCCGCAGACCCTCAAGGACTTCGAGCAGAAAAGCGGCGTCAAGCTGACCTGGGACACTTTCGAAACCAACGAGGCGCTGGAGGCCAAACTGCTCACCGGCAACTCGGGCTACGACCTGGTGGTGCCATCCAACATGTTCCTCGACACCCAGATCAAGGCCGGCGTGTTCCAGAAGCTCGACAAGAGCAAGCTGCCCAACTGGAAGAACCTCGACCCCGCGTTGCTCAAGCTGCTGGAAACCAACGATCCCGGCAACCAGTACGGCGTGCCCTACATGTACGGCACCGTGCTGATCGGCTTCAACCCGGACAAGGTCAAGGCAGCCCTCGGCGCCGACGCCCCGGTGGACAGCTGGGATCTGGTGTTCAAACCCGAGAACATGGAGAAGCTCAAGCAATGCGGCGTCGCCATGCTCGATGCGCCGAACGAGATCCTGCCGCTGGCGCTGCACTACCTGGGTTTACCGCCGAACAGCACCAACCCGGCGGACTACGACAAGGCCACCGAGTTGATGATGAGCATCCGCCCGTACGTGACCTATTTCCACTCGGCCAAGTACATGACCGACATCGCCAACGGCGACATCTGCGTGGCCATCGGCTATTCGGGCAGCTTCTACCAGTTCGCCAACCGCGCCAAGGAAGCGGGCAACGGCGTGAAGGTCGAATGGCGCCTGCCGAAGGAAGGTGCGCCGATCTGGTTCGACACCTTCGCCATTCCGGTCAGCGCCAAGAACGTCGAGGAAGCCCATGAATTTCTCAACAACCTGCTCGACCCGAAAGTCATTGCACCGATCAGCGATTTCCTCGGTTACCCGAACCCCAACAAGCCCGGCATGCTGCTGGTGGACAAGGCGATCAGTGATAACGCCGACCTGACCCCGACCGCCGAGGGGCAGAAAACCCTCTACAGCGTCGAGCCGCTGCCGCAGAAAGTCGAACGGGTACGCACCCGCGCCTGGACGAAGATAAAAAGCGGCAGCTGA
- a CDS encoding metal ABC transporter permease, which yields MHTLLEPFSYGYMVNAMWVSTLVGMVCALLSVYLMLKGWSLIGDALAHSIVPGVAGAYMLGLPFALGAFGAGTLAAGAMLFLNQRSKLKEDVIIGLIFSSFFGLGLFMVSLSPTSVNIQTIVLGNILAITPGDTLQLLLIAGITMAVLAVRWKDLMVVFFDENHARSIGLSPTRLKAIFFILLSACTVAAMQTVGAFLVIAMVVTPGATAYLLSDRFDRLLLIAACIGGLSSFIGAYASYFLDGATGAIIIVLQTCVFLVAFVFAPKHGLLAARRRAAQARLEM from the coding sequence GTGCACACCCTGCTCGAACCCTTTTCCTACGGCTACATGGTCAATGCCATGTGGGTCTCGACCCTGGTCGGTATGGTCTGCGCACTGTTGTCGGTGTACCTGATGCTCAAGGGCTGGTCGCTGATCGGCGACGCCCTGGCGCACTCCATCGTGCCCGGCGTCGCCGGGGCCTACATGCTCGGCCTGCCCTTCGCCCTCGGCGCCTTCGGCGCCGGTACGCTGGCGGCGGGTGCCATGCTGTTCCTCAACCAACGCAGCAAGCTCAAGGAAGACGTGATCATCGGTTTGATCTTCTCGTCGTTCTTCGGCCTCGGGTTGTTCATGGTGTCGCTGTCACCGACCTCGGTGAACATCCAGACCATCGTGCTCGGCAACATACTCGCCATCACGCCCGGTGACACACTGCAGTTACTGCTTATCGCCGGCATCACCATGGCCGTGCTGGCAGTGCGCTGGAAAGATCTGATGGTGGTGTTCTTCGACGAAAACCACGCCCGCTCCATCGGCCTCAGCCCAACGCGCCTCAAGGCGATCTTCTTCATTCTCCTGTCCGCCTGCACCGTAGCGGCGATGCAGACCGTGGGCGCCTTTCTGGTCATCGCCATGGTCGTCACCCCAGGCGCCACCGCCTACCTGCTCAGCGACCGTTTCGACCGGCTGTTGCTGATTGCCGCTTGCATCGGCGGCCTGAGCAGTTTCATCGGCGCTTACGCCAGCTACTTTCTCGATGGCGCCACCGGGGCGATCATCATCGTGCTGCAGACCTGTGTGTTCCTGGTGGCCTTCGTCTTCGCGCCCAAGCATGGCCTGCTCGCCGCCCGCCGCCGTGCCGCCCAAGCCCGGCTGGAGATGTGA
- a CDS encoding manganese/iron ABC transporter ATP-binding protein produces the protein MPHTLHEEDSLDGIRVDNISVTYRNGHTALRNASFGSPGGSITALVGVNGSGKSTLFKAIMGFVNVAQGSISVLGMPVRDALKRNLIAYVPQSEDVDWNFPVLVEDVVMMGRYGHMGMLRRPKAADRQAVETALTRVGMSDLRKRQIGELSGGQKKRVFLARALAQDSRVILLDEPFTGVDVKTEDAIVRLLGELRDEGRVMLVSTHNLGSVPEFCDRTVLLARTVLAYGPTQSVFTRENLERTFGGVLRHFELPGEGHNSTSPLIGIITDDERPLVLYDGKSTIRGRVDEKDQ, from the coding sequence ATGCCACACACCCTGCACGAAGAGGACAGCCTCGACGGCATTCGTGTCGATAACATCAGCGTGACCTACCGCAACGGCCATACCGCCTTGCGCAATGCCAGCTTCGGCAGCCCAGGCGGCAGCATCACTGCGCTGGTGGGCGTCAACGGCAGCGGCAAGTCGACCCTGTTCAAGGCCATCATGGGCTTCGTGAACGTGGCTCAGGGCAGCATCAGCGTGCTCGGCATGCCGGTGCGCGATGCCCTGAAACGCAACCTGATTGCCTACGTGCCGCAGAGTGAAGACGTCGACTGGAATTTCCCGGTACTGGTCGAAGACGTGGTGATGATGGGTCGCTACGGCCACATGGGCATGCTGCGTCGCCCCAAAGCCGCCGATCGCCAAGCGGTTGAAACAGCGCTGACGCGAGTCGGCATGAGCGACCTGCGCAAACGGCAGATCGGCGAGCTGTCCGGCGGGCAGAAAAAGCGCGTGTTTCTGGCGCGCGCCCTAGCCCAGGATTCGCGGGTCATCCTGCTCGACGAACCCTTCACCGGAGTCGACGTGAAAACCGAGGACGCCATCGTGCGGCTGCTCGGCGAACTGCGCGACGAAGGCCGGGTGATGCTGGTCTCCACGCACAACCTGGGCAGTGTGCCGGAGTTCTGCGACCGTACGGTACTGCTGGCGCGTACCGTGCTCGCCTACGGCCCGACTCAATCGGTGTTCACCCGCGAGAACCTCGAGCGCACCTTTGGCGGCGTGCTGCGCCATTTCGAGCTGCCGGGTGAAGGGCACAACAGTACATCCCCACTGATCGGCATCATCACCGACGACGAGCGCCCGCTGGTGCTCTATGACGGCAAATCGACCATCCGTGGCCGCGTCGACGAAAAGGATCAATAG
- a CDS encoding metal ABC transporter substrate-binding protein yields MFNRIRSRTCAPLLAALLLTLLPQLATAEGKFKVVTTFTVLADMAREVAGDAAVVESITKPGAEIHNYQPTPGDILKARDAQLILRNGMNLEQWFERFLQRLQNVPAATLTDGIEPMGIAEGPYSGKPNPHAWMSPDSAMIYIDNIRDALVEHDAANAETYKANAEAYKARIQATVAPIRERLQSIPENRRWLVSSEGAFSYLARDFGLKELYLWPINADQQGTPQQVRKVIDAVRANKIPAVFSESTISASPAQQVARETGAKYGGVLYVDSLSEPSGPVPTYLDLLRVTSQTIADGLAE; encoded by the coding sequence ATGTTCAATCGGATCCGCTCGCGCACCTGTGCTCCCCTGCTCGCCGCCCTCCTTCTGACCCTGCTGCCACAATTGGCCACCGCCGAAGGCAAGTTCAAGGTCGTCACCACCTTCACCGTTCTCGCCGACATGGCTCGCGAGGTAGCTGGCGACGCGGCCGTGGTCGAGTCGATCACCAAACCGGGGGCGGAAATTCACAATTACCAGCCGACGCCGGGCGATATCCTCAAGGCCCGAGACGCACAGTTGATCCTGCGCAACGGCATGAATCTGGAACAATGGTTCGAGCGTTTTCTGCAGCGTTTACAGAACGTGCCAGCGGCAACCCTCACCGACGGTATCGAACCGATGGGTATCGCCGAAGGCCCTTACAGCGGCAAGCCCAACCCGCATGCCTGGATGTCGCCGGACTCGGCGATGATCTACATCGACAACATCCGTGATGCGCTGGTCGAACACGACGCGGCCAATGCCGAGACTTACAAAGCTAACGCCGAGGCCTACAAGGCTCGCATCCAAGCCACCGTGGCACCGATTCGTGAACGCCTGCAGTCCATTCCGGAGAACCGCCGCTGGCTGGTTTCCAGCGAAGGCGCGTTCAGCTACTTGGCACGCGACTTCGGCCTCAAGGAGCTGTACCTGTGGCCGATCAACGCCGATCAGCAAGGCACGCCGCAACAGGTGCGCAAGGTGATCGATGCGGTACGCGCCAACAAGATTCCCGCCGTGTTCAGCGAAAGCACCATTTCCGCTTCGCCAGCCCAGCAGGTCGCCAGAGAAACCGGCGCCAAATACGGCGGTGTGCTGTACGTCGATTCACTCAGCGAACCGAGCGGCCCGGTACCGACCTACCTCGACCTGCTGCGCGTCACCTCGCAGACCATCGCTGACGGGCTGGCCGAATAA